From Pseudomonas sp. LS1212, the proteins below share one genomic window:
- a CDS encoding AraC family transcriptional regulator, whose product MTQNAFAILCQGNDQSRPETIDELLAGVALLLPMLDVIPNAAIFIKDSQARYVMANRTLVQRCGLKQLQPLLGKTSAEVFPEQLGPGYTEQDRRVLEQGFVLEDQLELHLYGSREPGWCLTHKRPIYNRSGEIIGLAGISVDLQAASDTHPAYQRLAAVDEYIRAHFNRRVTLGELTRIAGISVAQLERYCKRVFHLTPRQMIQKVRLEHAHRLLHTDMPITDVALQCGYTDHSAFTRQFKALTGFTPRQYRQATGH is encoded by the coding sequence ATGACGCAGAACGCATTTGCGATCCTGTGCCAGGGGAACGACCAGAGTCGTCCCGAAACTATCGATGAACTACTTGCGGGCGTGGCACTTCTATTGCCGATGCTGGATGTAATTCCGAATGCCGCGATCTTTATCAAAGATAGCCAGGCACGCTACGTGATGGCCAACCGCACCCTGGTTCAACGCTGTGGATTGAAACAGTTGCAACCCTTGCTCGGAAAAACCAGCGCCGAGGTATTTCCAGAGCAATTGGGCCCCGGCTATACCGAACAGGATCGACGCGTTCTGGAGCAAGGCTTTGTCCTGGAAGACCAACTGGAGTTGCATCTGTACGGGAGTCGAGAGCCCGGTTGGTGCCTGACGCATAAGCGGCCTATCTATAACCGCAGCGGTGAAATCATCGGCTTGGCGGGGATTTCGGTTGACCTGCAAGCGGCCAGCGACACGCACCCGGCTTACCAGCGCCTGGCCGCGGTGGACGAATATATTCGCGCGCATTTCAACCGCCGTGTCACCCTGGGCGAACTGACGCGTATCGCCGGTATTTCAGTGGCGCAACTGGAAAGATACTGCAAGCGAGTGTTCCACCTGACGCCGCGGCAGATGATCCAGAAGGTTCGCCTGGAGCATGCGCATCGTCTGCTGCATACGGATATGCCCATCACCGATGTCGCACTGCAGTGCGGCTATACCGACCATAGTGCTTTCACCCGACAGTTCAAGGCATTGACCGGTTTTACACCGCGGCAGTATCGGCAGGCCACTGGACATTAA
- a CDS encoding SDR family oxidoreductase has product MNTGIFLRLWEDGTFDEQWEAAVHRNLCLKRWGQAEEVANAVAFRASNRALYTTGQTLSVDGGYGV; this is encoded by the coding sequence ATCAACACCGGCATCTTTCTGCGCCTGTGGGAAGACGGCACTTTCGATGAGCAGTGGGAGGCCGCCGTCCACCGCAATCTGTGCCTCAAGCGCTGGGGGCAAGCAGAGGAAGTGGCTAACGCCGTCGCGTTCCGCGCGTCGAACAGGGCGCTCTACACGACTGGGCAAACACTTTCCGTCGACGGCGGATATGGCGTCTAG
- the fusA gene encoding elongation factor G, whose protein sequence is MARVTPIGRYRNVGIVAHVDAGKTTTTERILFYTGLSHKMGEVHDGAATTDWMVQEQERGITITSAAVTTFWKGARGQYDSYRVNIIDTPGHVDFTIEVERSLRVLDGAVVVFCGTSGVEPQSETVWRQANKYGVPRIVYVNKMDRAGANFLRVVGQIKNRLGHTPVPVQLAIGAEENFEGQIDLVKMKAIYWNEDDLGTTYHEEEIPAELLSLAEEWRSNMVEAAAEASEELMNKYLEGGELTVEEIKQGLRQRTLAGEIVPAVCGSSFKNKGVPLVLDAVIDYLPAPVDIPAIKGSDPDDETVAMERHADDNEPFSALAFKIATDPFVGTLTFIRVYSGVLSSGDAVLNSVKGKKERVGRMVQMHANQRNEIKEVRAGDIAALIGMKDVTTGDTLCDLQKPIILERMDFPEPVISVAVEPKTKDDQEKMGIALGKLAQEDPSFRVKTDEETGQTIISGMGELHLDILVDRMRREFNVEANIGKPQVSYREKITKSCEIEGKFVRQSGGRGQFGHCWIRFAPADEGQDGLVFINEVVGGVVPKEYIPAIQKGIEEQMKNGVVAGYPLIGLKATVFDGSYHDVDSNEMAFKVAASMATKQLASKGGGVVLEPIMKVEVVTPEDYMGDVMGDLNRRRGLIQGMEDSVSGKVIRAEVPLGEMFGYATDVRSMSQGRASYSMEFSKYSEAPANIAEVLIKQQK, encoded by the coding sequence ATGGCTCGTGTCACTCCAATTGGACGTTACCGTAACGTTGGTATCGTCGCCCACGTAGACGCCGGTAAGACCACCACTACCGAGCGGATCCTGTTCTACACGGGTCTCAGCCACAAGATGGGCGAGGTGCACGACGGCGCTGCCACCACCGATTGGATGGTTCAGGAGCAGGAGCGCGGTATCACCATTACCTCCGCTGCTGTAACCACCTTCTGGAAGGGTGCGCGTGGCCAATACGATAGCTATCGTGTCAACATTATCGACACACCCGGCCACGTGGACTTCACCATCGAGGTGGAGCGTTCCCTGCGCGTGCTCGACGGCGCTGTCGTCGTGTTCTGCGGCACCTCCGGAGTCGAGCCACAGTCCGAAACCGTATGGCGCCAAGCCAACAAGTACGGCGTTCCACGTATTGTTTACGTAAACAAGATGGACCGTGCCGGTGCTAACTTCTTGCGCGTTGTCGGTCAGATCAAAAACCGTCTGGGTCACACCCCGGTTCCGGTTCAACTGGCTATCGGCGCTGAAGAAAACTTCGAAGGGCAGATCGATCTGGTCAAGATGAAGGCTATCTACTGGAACGAAGACGACCTGGGGACGACCTACCATGAGGAAGAGATCCCTGCCGAGCTTCTGAGCCTGGCCGAAGAGTGGCGCTCCAACATGGTTGAAGCTGCCGCCGAAGCCAGCGAAGAGCTGATGAACAAGTATCTCGAAGGTGGTGAACTCACCGTCGAAGAGATCAAGCAAGGTCTGCGTCAGCGTACCCTGGCCGGCGAAATCGTTCCGGCCGTTTGCGGCTCTTCCTTCAAGAACAAGGGCGTGCCTCTGGTTCTCGACGCCGTTATCGACTACCTGCCGGCGCCAGTCGACATTCCTGCCATCAAGGGTTCCGACCCGGATGACGAGACTGTTGCCATGGAGCGTCATGCAGACGACAACGAGCCGTTCTCGGCGCTGGCGTTCAAGATCGCGACCGACCCGTTCGTTGGTACTCTGACGTTCATTCGCGTCTACTCCGGTGTTCTGAGCTCCGGGGACGCAGTGCTGAACTCGGTCAAGGGCAAGAAGGAGCGGGTGGGCCGGATGGTGCAGATGCACGCCAACCAGCGCAATGAGATCAAGGAAGTGCGGGCGGGCGACATCGCGGCCCTGATCGGCATGAAGGACGTCACCACCGGTGATACCCTGTGCGATCTGCAAAAGCCGATCATCCTCGAACGAATGGACTTCCCGGAGCCGGTAATTTCGGTTGCGGTAGAACCCAAGACCAAGGACGATCAGGAAAAAATGGGTATCGCTCTGGGCAAGCTTGCTCAGGAAGACCCGTCTTTCCGCGTCAAGACCGACGAAGAGACTGGCCAGACCATCATCTCCGGTATGGGTGAGCTGCACCTGGACATTCTCGTCGATCGTATGCGTCGCGAGTTCAACGTCGAGGCGAACATCGGCAAGCCGCAGGTTTCGTACCGCGAGAAGATCACCAAGAGCTGCGAGATCGAAGGTAAATTCGTTCGTCAGTCCGGTGGTCGTGGTCAGTTCGGTCACTGCTGGATTCGCTTTGCTCCAGCTGACGAAGGTCAAGACGGTCTGGTGTTCATCAACGAAGTTGTTGGTGGTGTAGTTCCTAAGGAATACATCCCGGCAATCCAGAAGGGCATCGAAGAGCAGATGAAGAACGGCGTTGTTGCCGGCTATCCGCTGATCGGCCTGAAGGCCACCGTGTTCGATGGTTCCTACCACGACGTCGACTCCAACGAGATGGCGTTCAAGGTGGCGGCCTCCATGGCGACCAAGCAGCTGGCTAGCAAAGGTGGCGGTGTGGTGCTCGAGCCGATCATGAAGGTTGAAGTCGTAACGCCTGAGGACTACATGGGTGACGTGATGGGCGATCTGAACCGTCGTCGTGGCTTGATCCAGGGTATGGAGGACAGCGTTTCCGGCAAGGTGATTCGCGCCGAAGTGCCGCTGGGTGAGATGTTCGGTTACGCGACCGACGTGCGCTCCATGTCCCAGGGGCGCGCGAGCTACTCCATGGAGTTTTCGAAGTACTCGGAAGCACCGGCCAACATCGCCGAGGTGCTCATCAAGCAACAGAAGTAG